AAGTGACTCAAAACCCCTAGCcacatcaaacaactcatcaaaagattTCACCGACCCTCTACTAATCTTCTCTTGCAAGTTGTCATTCAAAGTTCAATAAAAGTCTTCCATCAACATTCGATCATTACCCACGTGCTcctggcaaaattgggtctttgataagtaagtggacttgagagtgttcaaatccattgacccttgcctcaaagcacagAACTCATCTCTTAGCCTCGAAAGATCGGTTTGAGTTCGGTACTCTCTAAAGAACTCCatcttgaactcatcccaagtcaaactcatacattgctcctcaccaAAAACTCGGATTTTCCCATCCCACCATAGCTTtgcatcaccccttaacatactaTTACCGTACCtcatctttttatcgagagggcattcactagTACGAAAATCCCCCTCCATATCGAAGATCCAATGAGTACTCTTGAGCGGATCCCTTTCGACATCAAATGTGGGAGGTTGGGAAATCTTGAATTTTTTGTAAAGAAAGTCCCACTTTCCACCATCACCCGCATCGCCTTCCACATACAGACCTTGAGatttaggaaacctcctttcaaactCCTCTTGGATAATAGCACGAATTTATTCCTTTATGAGATCGGTCACTTGctcatcaaccgattcttgaaaGACTTTCTTGACTTTCACGAGGAACTCCGCGTTATGGGTTTCCAAGATGGCCTTTACTTTGGCCGTGAAGTCACTTTCATCACTTGGACTTCCATTATCATGCATGTTTCTTGTCTTCATTCTAAAAAATGAAATAAGTTAAGCAACGAAGCACAAGAAAACAACACACACACCATACCATcctatcttgctcaacactcgttgtacatcacttgtttgacacgatttgaacccgtaacaatggtagctagtcattgttacgcgagcacgtcgcatcaactcgctagtacaacgactATGTTGCTCGACGATTGCAAACACAATACAGTATAATCAcaacatagttagttcacctatgctaaggcactaaccaatcccggtccgacccgtctcctacaagtctcgcataaaaTGCACACACGATAAAgtataagtctaggcacctatctcaagtcggctaaatcccttaaaccatgctctgataccacttgatatGACCCAACTAGTCATTAACCcgactatatttttttaaaacattaataCGATTAATAAAACAACACTTTATGTTTCTCGGATCATAATCAACCACCATACACGTTTAATGACATTAAGACGTTTAGTACAATACTCTGAGTATTAAATGTTTAGTACAATCAAAATGTAATATCGACCCAAGAGGTTAAGCTCTAAACAAAACATAAGCATtgcgtttggggttaaactacccaacaaaGGTCGACTCCCAAAAGTGTCCTCCAAAAGCCCACTAGATGGATATCTCTAGTCCACAAGCTTACCCTTGCCCTTATCCACACCTGAACCtataaagagtaaacaacgagagggtaagcatgaCGCTTTAGGAATGCAATAACTATACatctacatatataatctacttacttgcaaacgctTACACAAATACCGTATAAATGCTAGCAATctaataccatcgcaaagtatataaGGCTAAAAGTCTCCAATACAACACAAGCTAGCATGATCAATAGCATATAACCAATACAATATAATGTactaaaactacaacacataaccatggttagccAATAGAATAAGAGAATGGTACTCATGAAAGACCATCGGcattcacaacaaccattagtgtacatATGCCATAAGTCACAAACCCCGGGGTGGTATCGAacgaccgaactttaaacccacctgtcacgtaaaatgtggtatcgaacgcctgaactttaaacccacactttacGCCCACACACATGATGACatggtatcgaatgcccgaactcatgccaacacgatgtggtatcgcacgcCCGAACTTTAATCCCACATCGTatcccacacaaataaatacattatatacatacatgtataattattccacttaccttaACACTTAGGTGAAAAGTCAAGAAACCAAATACCGCAATCTTCAATGCAATGCACCTACTACATTAATTACACATTTAACACATAAACAAGTTAGACTACTTACCAACTTACAATCCTAGTGCATTAATGACTCAAGGTGCAATTGTGACCCATTGGCATTAATGACACTCACACCAGGTTAAGACTATTATAAATCACTAATGGTTAGTGATTAAAGTCTAGCCACACCACTAACACAAGTTTTGAGCAATAAACATCTCATCTTGCTAGTTGGGTCACAATACCTCCATTTGATCAATTTCAAAGTCAATACTTGTATTTGGGTCACCCATAACCCTAATGACACTCATTTCACTAAAAACTAAGTGAGCTAGTGTTCCAACAATACTTTAAAGCTTACAAACCCCAATATACACATAAAAcccttacatgaatcttacccaaaatcaCCCATTTATCATAGAAATGGGGCTTATACCCAACACATGAACAAAACTCTAGCCACAACCCAAATTAAACACTAAGACTTGGAATTGGAACTTACCACAATACCAAAAGATGGCTAGCAACTGGATCTAACAAAAATCCAACTCCAGATGGTGAAAACTAGCTTCTTCTTCACTAGAATCAAactttctctctctagggtttctAGTTTTCTCTCACTAAATTGAAAGTGTTGAAATTGATAAGAATGAGCTCTAGATGAGCTTGAGGTTAGTTTTGTGGCCAAAAAATCTGACCCTAATGTGAAAAGACAAGAACACCCTTCAAAAACCCTCTTAAAACGAGTTTAAATGAAAATCATGGCCGAAACATCGCGACTGCGAGGTACCTATCGCGACCTAGATCCCTCGTAGCAAAGAAATAGTTGTTCAGACCACGTCATTTAGCGACCACGAGTTAGGGAATTGTGACCGCGAGATTACAAGATTGCGAACAGTATTTCTGCCTTCAACTCGCGACAGTAAGCTGCTATGTCGCGAGCGCGACATCCCATTTCAAGCGTTTAATTTGTTCGATCAACTTAAGTGTTATACGCGGTTGAGGTTTATATTTATAGAGATCAAACTCGTACCTCAAAACTTCACAAGACGTCCAAATCAACATGTTTAAGAAATATGGGGTGTTACAATAAAATTGACGATTATACGCTTGCTTCGAAAGCTTTGTTCGAAGACAATGACGTTCGTGACTTTGATTTACTGGAGTTGTTTACATTTATGAAAAAAAATGTACCGTTCGAACACACTGATGTGTTGTATTATCACAGTGTTCCGAAAGAGTGTGTTACGTACATTCGGTCCGACGAACAATGGTACTATATAAAAGAAAACGTAGATTCGCATTCAAATAGAATTTCTCTTATTTAGTTTTGGAAGATGAAGAAACTTTGGGTTGGCGTTACATCGACGAAAATGCCAAACATGAAGACGATGAACTCGCTGGGCCTTTTTACAATATTGATGGGCATTATTGTACGGATTCTGACTAAGAAACGTCTgcgtaattttttttaatattttaggaTTATAAATTaagtaatatttttgtttttttaggaTTTTAATTTAGGTATAATAGTCGTACTGTGTTATTTAGGATTTTAATTTATGTAAAATAATCGTATTTTTTAGGattataattatgtaatatttttGCTTTTATCTGATATGTCTGAAACCGGCCTTTGTAAAGCCGATTTTTGCAGAGTTATCGTTATACAAGTGCATATTGATTGTTGCATAAGCACACACCTACCATGGATCTAAAGTACGCTTGAATTGACGTATATCACGGCTATGAAATTGTATGGAATGTTGATACAAAATTCACAGGAGAGTAGAAAACTACGTTTAGTAATGTAGATGTTCTTGGATTTGGTATCGAGAAGTTAAAAAAGTTCCTCCAAGAAAAGTTACTGAAAAATCCAGATTCAATGGACATATACTATTACAAAGAAGGAATTGCTGAACCCGAACAAATGAACTTTGATGAAGAATGAATCGCATTAGTAGGGAAAACGTGTATACTTTCAGAAAATATTGAGTTATATGTTTTATTTGGAATTATTGAAGAGGCACTTGAATTCGATAGGCTATATGATAGTAATGGTGAATACTATCGCGCATCTAGACCTTTAATAAATTTAAGTTAGTTGTAATAGATTAGTAGTAGTTGTGTTATAATTATCTGTCTGCTTACCTTAATATGTATTGTAGTTGTCAATAATATATGTGTCGTTATTTATTAAATTAACACAAATAAAATAATAGAACAAAATACATTAAAAATAATCCAAATTATATTACAACAAAGGAAGTACAACAAACTTAACCAAATCTTATAGGACACGAATTTGTATTATTTCCTTCTTGCCTGCAAATTCCACACCTTGGTGGAACTCTCGCTATGTTGTCATTTTCATCCATCTCATTATGGATCGTCGTTGCTGTCTCCTACCCAATGTGTAACCAGTCGCATTGAATTAGCCTTAATTGACCAAGTTGCGTTGGCCCAGTATGTCACGTCTCTAAGTGGAGTAAATGTTTCTCGATATTGTTCTCTTCAGCTGCTAGTTGTGTAAAATTTACCAATCATGGTCTTTGAATCAATGTTTCATTGGCGACATACTGCAATGCATGAGAGCAAGGTATTATTTGATGTTTCCATCTTCCATACGAGCACTTCCTGTCTCCATACTCGGTTCCCCCATCACCGCTTCTTTGATAAGTGGAGTGGACAATGTACTCGCCTGCTTGCATGTTATAGCATGTTTTTATATAGGTGGCTGGTAGTTTTTCAAGATCTTCATATTGTGCCCACATAGTATTGGATAGTGGTGCACCCCATATATAAGCAATTTTGTGTTGGTTGAGGAAGTGCTCTCTTGTGTAGTTAAAGGTATATTCAATACACACTTTGATTGGCATCATACGAGCATGACGCAAAACATTATTCAATTCTTGTTTGATTCTAAAAATCATACACCGGTATATGGGTTATAACAATCATGTCCTAACCCGTCATCATCATCGAATGCAGGCCGATCAGACTCATCTTCGACATTAAGAAACCCGAAAAGGTGAAACTACAGGATCTTGGATCGGCACCTCGACCACGTTTTGTTCGTCTTCAGAAACATCTTCGTCAACAATAAACGCATCTAACGTAACCTCACTCGTTGTTGACATGTCATCACCGGAATCATGTCcttaattttcttcatcaacatcaaCTTCATCTTCAGCCTCAACTTGATCTATATGTACAAATACACATCCTAATTGAGATGTGGATGCATCACTGTCCCCGATTTGTAGAACTTGAGAAAATTGCATTAGATTTTGCAACTGATCCACAAAATTAGATTGTTATGTCGGAAAGACTTGCTCAAACTGAATTTCAATTTGAGCATTGTATTGTGGATTTTTTCGAGCCAAAAAATACATGGTTTCCAAAGAACGATCGTCGTAAATTTCAGTCGGATATACATTATCGAAGAAGTCATTCCACATAATCATTTTCAAGGTACACGATCTTGGATCAGCACCCACATGTCGGTAAGCAATTTCATTTAACGCCACACAATTAAGTTTTTGGTATAGTGGAGACATGACTCTAAGTGATGGATCATCACCACTCAGCTAACCATTTCGAAATGCAATTTCACGACCCCAAACAAAATGAGCCATAATTCAACAAAATTCAACCAATAAAGTGAGTTAagtgtgtttattttttttttaaattttttttttttttaagattaacAAATTGAACAAATGTTGAACGCTTTTGGAGATTAAATGAGTTTAGTGTTTCATATTAACAACAATATAAACTctataaataaaagaaaaaatcTGCAAATAAACTAAAAAATAATTGTAATAATGTACTAGGGTTGGATAGGCTTGCAACCTTGCATTAATGGTTCAACGATATTGTAGCTTTGCAGCAATAATGAACTGAAAATCGCAGGGATTCAGAAAAGTACTGAAATCTGCATTTCAAATGCCGCTTCCAGTACAATAAGCAAATATTAGGTCAGACTTAATATAATTAAGAGACACGTATAATAAATCGGCGTTTGAAATGTCAGTTTCTGATTACTGAGACCAAACCGGCATATCAACTGCTACTCTCACTATGAACACAACCTTAAGTAGTTGTAAAAAGGGAATTGATATTTCCACATTCAAATCTTATAAATCCAACATTATTTTAGTGAACTTCCAAAAATACCCttataatttatttttaatattatgtaGAGTAACTTTTTTTGGTTCATCTCTCCTTTCATATTTCAAAACCCAAAGCAACTTTTTCGGTATCAAGAATATAAATATGGGGGTTTCTCATTTGCTCATTTACGAGTTTAATCATCGGTTTGCTTCTAATAACAATCTATAATGTTTTCCCACTTTATTCTGGGTTATTGGTTATTTATTACTATGTGCTTTTATTAAATATTAATCGTGGTCTATGAATTTTAAATTTGAGGGTTTGTATCTTGACTTGGGATTAAGGAATGCACTcaatttgtatttatttttaatatttatatatccgtatttattgtttattttgtattttacGTTTGAGTGGTTAAGGAATTAAAATTTTAGCAACTTGGGAATCTTCATAGTTTTTTACCTGAAATTCAGAAGTCTCACTAAAGTAGGGAACATTTTAGGTGCAAAATGGAAGACATTATTGCCGAAATCGAATAAGTCTTCTGAGTAAAAACAACAAAATAAGAAGGCCCGTCTCTCAAAAATAGTTGGTAAAAAGGAGAGAAAATGAAGCTAGAAAGTTTTTATGGAAGAGCGGAAGCAGATAACAATGGAGTTTGTTGAAGAAGATGTAATGTGCATTTCTTACTAGGAGGAGAGAGAAAGTGATAAGAAATGAAAAActaattaccatattaactattagacaaaacttatgaatatTATCAGGGATATTTTCGTCTTTTCACTTTTTTTatcccttctttctttcaagtaacaccacaaaagcccctcacactttgttcaaaaattaaaatcggcccccaacagagggggttaaagcgtcaaatcaaaattttcataaaatatcttaaataaactccactcaaatattcacaacaggtcatatcttctcgctcgcaatgagttaaatttttccgacaccatccttaaactcgaaataattttatgaacacaatgtcactaactatacgcaaaacggacacttttaaaaaaacgctaaatatttagggtacttttcatatatgttgatttttcactcgcaagttctgtaactaaacacaataaaatacattaaaaatcgaacccccggcgcgaagcgagggttcgaaaactagttattacATAAAGGGTATTTTAGAAAGTTCACTATAATAAGTGTGgatctataaaaaaaaatgaaactggAAATATCACCTCCCTCGTAAAAAAACTagtattccaaaaaaaaaaaaaaaaaaaaattctgtcaaAATGGATGACATGTACAGCAACCAGAGATAGAGGTATAGATACATACGCATGGGTGGTGATATATCCAAATTAAATTTTAATAGATCCACTCATATTTAATGTGCTAGTCAATTTAAGTGGATCTATTCAAATGAAGTTTGAAAATATCAATTCCCTGCATAAGCATACTTACTGTCAGTCAGACAGACTCAACAAATGAAAATTTTCACCAAACCTCGATTTCATCACTATCATAACTGTCATAAGATTCCAATTCCAATTATACAACACACAGCCttcgatttttaattttaattttaatttaacctaATTCCCCTTTctcttcattcattcattcattcatttcaATTTTAGATCTCAACCTCAATTAAACAACAATGGACGCATGTGATGCAAAGTCAATCAAAATTGAATCACCGACAACAAGTAATAGGCCCGATCATCAAGGATTCAAAGTTGAAGCCGCCGATGTCTCCGTTTCATCGCCGGTTACTAGACAGAAAGCTGCTGCTGCTAAACAGTTAATTGAGAATCATTATAAGAATTACTTACAAGGATTGCAAGATCGTAAAGAAAGGTATGTAGCTAATTGAAGTGATTATAGGCTTATAGCGTTttagtgttgaaattgtgattgtgAAATGATTGTGTTTGTAGACGACGCGCTTTGCAGCGTAAGGCGGCTGAAGCGCAAGTTTCGACTGAGGAAGAAGAACAGATGTTGAGGAATTTGGAGAAGAAAGAGACTGAGTATATGAGATTGCAAAGGCATAAGATTGGAATTGATGATTTTGAGCTTTTGACATTGATTGGTAAAGGTGCTTTTGGTGAGGTATAATCCCTAGTTTGATTAATCACATTATaagaaattttgtttttatacaacaacaaccacaacaacaaaacccaatattatacgagtggtgtatggggaggtgagatgtagacaatccttcccctatccgagaataaaaacaagtcatttctccacccagagtgaaaacactctcaaaagtagagaaagtcatcccctctctattcgacggataaagagattgcttccgagtggacctccggccaacaaGTAGAAAACTTTTTagaaaaatagtaaaataaaattgagacgtcatgaaaatggtagaatcaaatttccgtgGATTTTAAATCCCGCCagaaattcaatttaggctctaaacggcagtcaagacgccagtaaaagaaattttgtttttatgtaatcaATATTAGAATTAGAAGTTGAAAGTTATATGCAACGGTAGAATGGTAATGTTCTAAGCTATTGTGGGAATATTGATCTGTTTTGGAGCAAATCAGCAATTTAAAAAATGTTAGGAACTAGAATTGTAAATTATGCGAGTTGATTGATGAACATTGTGGATCTAGTTATGATAATTTGATTGGCAGATATATGTGTATGTTTGTTTTTTGGGTACTACGGATATAATTAGTTTGGTAGATATCAATCTATTTATCTTTTAAACTTGTTATGCAGGTGAGGTTATGTCGTGCGAAAACTACTGGAGAAATCTTTGCAATGAAGAAGTTGAAGAAATCTGAGATGCTTAGTCGTGGCCAGGTACAATCACTATATTTTATTCATTTCCACCAGCTAACTCAATCTTTAGTTTATGGGGCATGTAGTATTGTTGCAATGATGTGATTCAATGTATATTTATGGATTTAGGGTATTTGATTATAGCTTAATGATGTTATACTGCAAAAGTACAAATGGCTTAACTATCTCATCATGACCATTGTTTCTGGATGCATTTTGTTGCTTGATATATTTTCATTCTTGTAAACTTAGGTTGAACATGTTCGATCTGAGAGGAATTTGCTTGTGGAGGTTGATAGTAGATGCATTGTAAAACTCTTCTATTCTTTTCAAGATGTTGATTACTTGTACCTTATTATGGAGTATTTACCTGGAGGTGACATCATGACTTTGCTGATGAGAGAAGACATTCTTTCTGAAGATGTTGCGCGATTCTACATGGCTGAAAGTATAATGGCCATTCATTCTGTTCACCAGCACAACTACATTCATAGGTATAAATGTATAATCTATTTTTCTGTCACAAGTTTTGCAAGTTCTTTAACTGCAATCAATACCTTTGTGTTTGAACATTTACATGCAAATTCCTTTTCTGCAACTTTTGTAAAAGGAAAAAACATGAGCAGAACTTGTTTTCATTTATAGGGATATTAAACCAGATAACTTGATACTGGACCGAAATGGGCATCTAAAATTGTCTGATTTTGGACTTTGTAAGCCCTTGGAAAGTAAATTTTCTTCAATATTGCTAAATGATGAAGATTATGCAAATCAAGGGCCCATAAATGACACTGATGGGCAGCAAGCTCCTTGGTTAATGCCAAAAGAGAAGCTGCAACAGTGGAAACGTAATCGACGTGCCTTGGTATAACTGTCATCTATATTTGTCTTCAcatttacttaatattaataatttttcgaTGAACTTCAATTGTGTTTATATTCATTCTGACATGTAATTTGTATAATACACCATCTTATAGGCATATTCCACAGTTGGAACACTTGACTACATGGCACCTGAAGTGCTGCTAAAAAAGGGATATGGTATGGAGTGTGATTGGTGGTCATTGGGTGCAATCTTGTACGAGATGCTTATAGGCTATCCCCCGTTTTGCTCTGACGATCCGAGGATGACGTGTCGCAAGATCATAAACTGGAGAACATGTTTGAAGTTCCCAGAGGAACCAAAAGTTTCAAAAGACGCTAGAGATTTAATCTGCCATTTGCTATGTGACGTGGAATCAAGGTTGGGGACAGGTGGAGTGGACGAAATAAAGGTAGGGAAACCGTTTAAATTTCATCATTTGCATACCCATAAATGGCTAAATATGTGTTCAATGGGTGATAATATTTAAGATGATCTAAGTTTTCAGTTTTAACATATTAGTTATAAATTATAACGCTCTTTCAGGCACACCCATGGTTCAATGGTGTCAAGTGGGATTTATTGTATGAAATGGAGGCTGCCTACAAACCTGTTGTCACTGGAGAATTGGATACTCAGAATTTCGAGAAGTTTCCTGAAGTAAGTAATTTCATTCAAGTGACTTATAAGTCACTCTTTAATTTCGCTTTATCTATTCATCTCTTTTTTCAATAGATATTTAGGGATCTCTCTTGTTCATAGATCTTGAAGCCTGAAGAACCAACACTTATTAAAGGTTGAAAGGCAGTTTGTAAATTGTAGATGTAACTCAAATAGTACCCGCCCTTGTGGCCTAGTGGTATACCCAACAAGTTGTGTGTTGGATGGGGGCGGGAAGTCTCAAGTTCGAGTCCCCTCCCTTAAAACATTCCAGAGTATTTACCCGATTATGGAGTGACCCCGGGGAGATTTTACCGACCCGTATTCTAGGATTTCGGCCCGCTCCGCCTGCCCTTCGGGATGGTAAAAGGATCGGGTCCTTGTAATGCGGTTCGGGGTTCCGCCcgaaagtgtttgtgtgtgtgtgcatGGAAAATGATCTGGTGGGTGGGTTATTCCCCATCAGTGATTCCAAATAAATGTCTTTcaaaaaaagaaggaaaaaaaactCAAATAAGTATGGAACCCTTTTATTCAATGATAAGGTGTCCTTGACTCTAATATAGCTGGCAAAGTTCTATACTAATTACAAATCTACCAAAGTTTAGCTATTTTTTTATCATCAATTGTTAGAATGACTCATATTCATTTTTTAGTTTAGCTTCTTTTTTTCATTTGATTTTGTTATAGAATTTCAATATAATTTGATTCTGATCCTTGAAAGGGTGATTCTTGTTTTTGTCATTATTTAAGTTGTATTTCATGTGTTGGCGTGTCAATCTTGGTACTTACAGGTGGAAGATCCTCAGTCGGTGGTACCACGAGTGGGACCATGGAGAAAGGTAACAACATCTAGTATATGTGAAACTTTTTTGCCTTTGCATTTAATCAATTTGGTTAATTCTATTTTTTAATCTTTTCATTGGTGTGTAAACCTGCAGATGTTAACATCAACAGACTCCAATTTCATAGGATATACATTCAAAAAGTCGGATATGTTGAAATCAGTTGGAACACCAGGTATGCTTCTGGAAAGCATAATCTTAGTATGTTTTTTGTGACTTGACATGTATGTAGAACATTATTGATATAAAGCCAAAAAGAGCCGTATACTATACCTTATGAATGTATTTTCGATTATGGTAATGAATAATTATGTAACCTTACATCACAATCTTTCTATATAGTAATCGTTGCTGCTTGTGAATATAAGAATGATTATATCCATTTCCACAACTGTCCGATATCAAAGATCATATCGAGAATTTTGGATACTTGACATCAATTTTAATGATGTGCAATTTTACCAATAATTGTGGTTATATAAATAGTCAGTTACTACAACACCTTTTATCTCATATTTATTATATTGTATGATTAAATTTGCTTGAGAAAGCGTTTTTTATTGGTTCTGTCTAATGGACATTTTTGAAAGAGATGACTGACAACttgcaaaattattattattttttatcatttattaattaatattattatattagtgttattagaatatcatttattaattaatattattatattagtgTTATCTAGAAATGAGGTAGCTCATGACTTCATCATTTCCAAACTTTGAttgatttcatttattttagtACTCCGTAAGATATGGATACTGATATCAAGATATGGACATGTTTGTCAACTTGGTCGTATTTTTAATCCGGATGTTGCATTTTTTTTATGTATCAAAACCAAAGAagtataattttattattttctatGCAGGTGTAGATATGAGGGCGAATGGTGCTTCCAAGCCCGCGTCGTTGGTATCCTTGTTTGGTATGTTAATGCTACCATGTTCACTATTTTTAAGGCACAGATTTTAAATACCATCTTATCAGCATACACTTGTAGTCGTAATTCAGAAATATCAATCTCCAAGTGCATctgaggaaaaaaaaaaaaattctccctATCCATGTAGCTGTACAGAGAAAACCTCTTTCGTTTATCCATTTTGATTGAGCACTTAGTTTTAGACAACTAGTTGACCGTTGTTTATAATGTATAATAAAAAAATATCTGTCAACAATGGCAAGACTCATGATGAGAAAATATTGTAATCTAAAAGTTTCCTAAAAGATGAAACTACTGTTCAGACGGAATCGAATACATGTAATTTTTGTCATCCCATTTCAGGCCATATGGATTTGAAAGAAACTGCATTACAAGAGGAGGAGGAGCAGAAAAGTCAACTTCAGCCTCAGGTCTAGCTGTAAAAGGTCTTTATATGCAAGCACTTAGATCTCACACACAGCTGTATTCGTGAGTTTTTACTGTAAAAATATAATTTGAGGAAGATCTATGTTAATGCAATTTTGAGTGTTATAATTTACTTTACAATTATAATCTGCTATAGTACATTTTCAAACTTTCAATGTAAGTCTTTTTTCCGTGGGATGTGATTTAGAAAGATTTGGTAAAACCAGTAATGTTATCAATATAAATCCCAGTATAGAAAATTGAGTATTACTATTTCCTAATAATTTTTACCTCTGATTTTTGCCGCTAAAAGGCATTGTTTCTTCAACTTTATTTCTGTTTTATCtttttcatttattatttatttgtttattgaTAATACACATATTTAATCTGTATCAAATAAAGCCTTATTTGTATGTATAAGACTTACATAACTAACATGAAAGTCAAACCGGCTGAAAGCAAGACACAAATCAAAGTCAAACCGACTACGGGACACGATGATGACGTGTCAGCCGTTTAAAAGCTAGCCGGATGGAAAGTGAAATAAAAATTAACATGCAATTCATTTAGAAGACCGTCCGAATGAAGAGTGTCGTGAAAAACACTTAACAATTTAAGGCTGTGTTTACACAATAAGCCCTTCTACTTGGCCAAGTGTGTAGGATACCCAGTAACCTGCACACGGATACCATATATATCTGGGCCTTAACTCACGAGTGGAGCGTCTATGCCACGTCAGCCCGTATTTTCATGAAAGTTCGTTACAAAAGTTTGTTACGATTATGAAAGAGACATGTGTCACGTCATCATTATGATAGagtatgaaaatatgaaaatatgtAACCAACGAACGTTTGCTTCAACGGTATCAAGCTTCGGTGT
This genomic window from Rutidosis leptorrhynchoides isolate AG116_Rl617_1_P2 chromosome 2, CSIRO_AGI_Rlap_v1, whole genome shotgun sequence contains:
- the LOC139892283 gene encoding uncharacterized protein; its protein translation is MDACDAKSIKIESPTTSNRPDHQGFKVEAADVSVSSPVTRQKAAAAKQLIENHYKNYLQGLQDRKERRRALQRKAAEAQVSTEEEEQMLRNLEKKETEYMRLQRHKIGIDDFELLTLIGKGAFGEVRLCRAKTTGEIFAMKKLKKSEMLSRGQVEHVRSERNLLVEVDSRCIVKLFYSFQDVDYLYLIMEYLPGGDIMTLLMREDILSEDVARFYMAESIMAIHSVHQHNYIHRDIKPDNLILDRNGHLKLSDFGLCKPLESKFSSILLNDEDYANQGPINDTDGQQAPWLMPKEKLQQWKRNRRALAYSTVGTLDYMAPEVLLKKGYGMECDWWSLGAILYEMLIGYPPFCSDDPRMTCRKIINWRTCLKFPEEPKVSKDARDLICHLLCDVESRLGTGGVDEIKAHPWFNGVKWDLLYEMEAAYKPVVTGELDTQNFEKFPEVEDPQSVVPRVGPWRKMLTSTDSNFIGYTFKKSDMLKSVGTPGVDMRANGASKPASLVSLFGHMDLKETALQEEEEQKSQLQPQV